The following coding sequences are from one Paenibacillus sp. JDR-2 window:
- a CDS encoding exodeoxyribonuclease III — protein MKFVSWNVNGLRASVNKGFLDYFNEMDADFFCLQETKLQEGQIKLELGEAYHLFWHYAEKKGYSGTAIFTKHKPLSISYGLGEEDEDTEGRVITLEYENFYLVTVYTPNARRDLSRLDFRLAWEEMFRGYLIKLDEHKPVIVCGDLNVAHQDIDLKNAKSNRGNSGFTDEEREKMTRLLDAGFIDSFRYLYPDRTDAYTWWSFMPKIRERNVGWRIDYFLASARLAPAIVEAGIDSQILGSDHCPVVLTLDTEKGHQA, from the coding sequence ATGAAGTTTGTATCCTGGAATGTAAACGGCCTTAGAGCTAGTGTAAATAAAGGGTTTTTGGATTATTTCAACGAGATGGACGCGGATTTCTTCTGCCTGCAGGAGACAAAGCTTCAGGAGGGACAAATCAAGCTGGAGCTAGGCGAAGCCTATCATCTGTTCTGGCATTATGCCGAGAAAAAAGGGTATTCCGGCACGGCGATTTTCACGAAGCATAAGCCTCTATCCATAAGCTACGGCTTAGGCGAAGAAGACGAGGATACCGAAGGACGGGTTATTACGCTTGAGTACGAGAACTTCTATCTCGTGACGGTGTACACGCCAAATGCTAGGCGGGACCTGTCGAGGCTGGATTTCCGGCTGGCTTGGGAAGAAATGTTCAGAGGTTATCTCATTAAGCTGGACGAACATAAACCGGTGATCGTATGCGGGGATTTAAACGTGGCTCATCAGGATATCGATCTAAAAAACGCCAAGTCGAACCGAGGCAACTCCGGCTTCACGGACGAGGAACGGGAGAAAATGACGCGTCTGCTAGACGCCGGATTTATTGATTCCTTCCGTTACTTGTACCCGGACCGCACCGATGCGTATACCTGGTGGTCCTTTATGCCGAAGATCAGGGAACGGAATGTCGGCTGGCGCATCGACTATTTCCTTGCGTCCGCAAGACTTGCCCCGGCCATTGTTGAAGCAGGCATCGATTCTCAAATTCTCGGCAGCGACCACTGCCCGGTTGTTCTGACCCTCGACACGGAAAAGGGACACCAAGCTTAA
- the hisA gene encoding phosphoribosylformimino-5-aminoimidazole carboxamide ribotide isomerase — protein MKFRPCIDLHSGKVKQIVGETLDANPGRVVENFVSEHDSAYYASMFKRDALTGGHVIMLGGGNEEAALSALREYPGGLQIGGGITADNAAKYLEAGASQVIVTSYIFRDGELNMDNLKRIVSEVGKDKLVIDLSCKQKDGSWYVVTNQWRTFSSFQVNEANLRELESYCSEFLVHAVDVEGKRTGILESLVKQLADWVTIPTTYAGGARSLEDLELFRRLTDGKLDITIGSALDIFGGNLSYDEVVAYCSRG, from the coding sequence ATGAAGTTCAGACCGTGTATCGACCTGCATAGCGGGAAAGTGAAGCAAATCGTTGGAGAAACGCTGGATGCCAATCCGGGGCGCGTGGTTGAAAATTTTGTGTCCGAGCATGACTCGGCTTATTACGCTTCGATGTTCAAGCGGGATGCGCTCACAGGCGGTCACGTCATTATGCTGGGCGGAGGTAATGAAGAAGCGGCGTTGTCCGCTTTGCGCGAATATCCGGGAGGCCTGCAGATCGGCGGAGGAATTACGGCGGATAACGCGGCAAAATATCTCGAAGCTGGCGCTTCGCAGGTGATTGTGACATCTTATATTTTCCGTGACGGCGAGCTCAATATGGACAACCTGAAGCGGATTGTCTCCGAGGTTGGCAAAGACAAGCTTGTTATCGATCTGAGCTGCAAGCAAAAGGACGGAAGCTGGTATGTCGTGACGAACCAATGGCGGACCTTCAGCAGCTTCCAGGTAAACGAAGCGAATCTTCGCGAGCTGGAATCGTATTGCAGCGAGTTTCTCGTGCATGCGGTAGATGTGGAGGGGAAGCGGACAGGCATTCTGGAGAGCCTGGTGAAGCAGCTGGCGGATTGGGTAACGATCCCGACGACTTATGCCGGCGGCGCCCGCTCGCTGGAAGATCTCGAGCTGTTCCGCCGGTTGACGGACGGCAAGCTGGACATTACGATCGGCAGCGCGCTGGACATTTTCGGCGGCAATTTGTCCTACGATGAGGTTGTGGCTTACTGCTCGCGCGGATAA
- a CDS encoding DMT family transporter, which yields MNRASKSFSAYELLYVVGIIAISFSSIFIKWSSAEPSVIGMYRLYLTVLIMLPLAWKYKQELLYHTARQLLLLLASGVMLALHFLFWMSSLKHTTVASSTIFLALEPVLVMLGSYLIFKTKANKMMLLGMGIAMIGTVIIGSSDLALSKEALYGDVLSILGTIAVALHMLIGKQLRSNTSAFAYNFLVFTIAATTLAVYNLIQGYRFTGYSSHEWGIFLLLAIVPTLFGHYLFNWLLKYMNATAVSMSVLGEPVIASLLAWALLKEALTGWQLGAGVVILFGVWLFMRHGKE from the coding sequence ATGAATCGCGCATCCAAGTCGTTCTCCGCCTACGAGCTCCTCTACGTCGTTGGCATCATCGCCATCTCATTCTCGTCTATTTTCATCAAATGGTCCAGCGCCGAACCTTCGGTTATCGGCATGTACCGCCTCTACCTGACTGTCCTGATTATGCTGCCGCTAGCGTGGAAATATAAGCAGGAGCTGCTCTACCATACGGCTCGCCAGCTTCTGCTGCTGCTTGCTTCGGGTGTTATGCTCGCCTTGCATTTCCTGTTCTGGATGTCGTCCCTGAAGCATACCACGGTTGCGAGTTCTACGATCTTCCTGGCGCTTGAACCGGTGCTTGTGATGCTGGGCTCTTATCTCATCTTCAAGACGAAGGCTAACAAAATGATGCTGCTGGGCATGGGAATCGCCATGATCGGCACGGTTATCATCGGCTCCAGCGACCTGGCCTTATCGAAGGAAGCTTTGTACGGCGATGTCCTGTCGATTCTCGGCACGATTGCGGTAGCGCTCCATATGCTGATCGGCAAGCAGCTCCGGAGCAACACAAGCGCCTTCGCCTATAACTTCCTTGTGTTTACGATTGCCGCTACAACGCTTGCCGTCTATAACCTCATTCAAGGCTACCGGTTTACCGGCTACAGCTCGCATGAGTGGGGCATCTTCCTGCTGCTGGCGATTGTGCCAACCCTGTTCGGCCATTATCTGTTCAACTGGCTGCTGAAATATATGAATGCAACGGCCGTCTCCATGTCCGTGCTGGGCGAACCGGTTATCGCTTCGCTGCTGGCATGGGCGCTGCTCAAGGAAGCTCTCACGGGCTGGCAGCTTGGCGCAGGTGTCGTAATCCTCTTCGGTGTGTGGCTGTTTATGCGCCACGGTAAAGAGTAG
- a CDS encoding ABC transporter ATP-binding protein, whose amino-acid sequence MSTALLEIVDVSKTFRNSNEAVPVLDRLKLTINQGEIVSIIGPSGCGKSTLLKIIAGLDVDIEGRVLLEGEQVKKPSQEKGFIFQEHRLFPWLTVERNIAADLSLRNPETRKKVDQLIKLVKLEGFEKAYPKQLSGGMSQRVAIARALLRNPKVLLLDEPFGALDAFTRSHMQEALLDIWRENRTTMLFVTHDIDEAVFLSHRVIVLDPRPGRIKTIVPIDLPFPRKRTGSAFQDLRTLILRALDHEEPDKESYTI is encoded by the coding sequence ATGTCGACGGCATTATTGGAGATTGTAGATGTAAGCAAAACGTTCCGCAATTCTAACGAGGCGGTTCCCGTGCTTGACCGGTTGAAGCTGACCATCAATCAAGGGGAGATTGTATCGATTATTGGACCAAGCGGCTGCGGAAAAAGCACGCTGCTCAAGATTATAGCGGGGCTGGATGTCGATATCGAGGGCCGTGTTCTGCTTGAAGGGGAGCAAGTGAAGAAGCCGTCCCAGGAGAAAGGGTTTATTTTTCAGGAGCATCGGTTATTCCCTTGGCTGACGGTTGAGCGTAACATTGCCGCTGATTTATCCCTTCGAAATCCGGAGACCCGCAAGAAGGTAGATCAGCTGATCAAGCTGGTCAAATTGGAAGGCTTCGAAAAAGCGTATCCGAAGCAGCTGTCCGGGGGGATGTCCCAGCGGGTGGCTATTGCGAGAGCGTTGCTCCGCAATCCTAAGGTGTTGCTGCTCGATGAGCCGTTTGGCGCGCTGGATGCCTTCACCCGCAGCCATATGCAAGAGGCTCTTCTGGATATTTGGCGCGAAAACCGCACAACGATGCTGTTTGTCACCCATGATATCGACGAAGCGGTGTTCCTGTCGCACCGGGTTATCGTACTGGACCCTCGTCCCGGCCGGATCAAGACGATCGTTCCGATCGATCTTCCGTTCCCCCGCAAAAGAACGGGTTCGGCGTTCCAGGATCTCCGCACGTTAATCCTCCGGGCTCTCGATCACGAAGAGCCGGATAAAGAATCTTATACAATCTAG
- a CDS encoding ABC transporter permease encodes MIIMSNPATEALKGVTPSPAASKPIPAVRAARKKGDFKGRKLLMGSLLPLIILGSWQYVSGTGIVDAMMFPAPSFIIKEFYEMIVSGELFRHLEISVLRALIGFLLGGSLGLLFGLTVGMFSKVEEIVDPTVQMIRTVPLLAITPLFILWFGFGETSKILLIALGAFFPLYVNTFLGVRNVDSKLFDVARVLEFKKVNQMIRLVLPAAMPNVLLGLRLSISIAWLVLVVAELMGADRGIGYLIQDARSFMRTEVVFIGIILFAAVGKLTDSLVRVLERRLLKWRDSYKG; translated from the coding sequence ATGATAATCATGTCCAATCCTGCAACTGAAGCATTAAAAGGAGTAACGCCATCCCCGGCGGCATCCAAGCCGATCCCTGCTGTTCGCGCCGCAAGGAAGAAAGGGGATTTCAAGGGAAGAAAGCTGCTGATGGGCAGTTTGCTGCCGCTTATTATTCTTGGAAGCTGGCAATACGTCAGCGGCACGGGAATCGTAGATGCCATGATGTTCCCGGCGCCTTCCTTCATTATTAAAGAATTTTATGAAATGATCGTCTCCGGCGAGCTGTTCCGCCATCTGGAGATCAGCGTACTTCGGGCGCTGATAGGCTTTCTGCTTGGCGGCAGCCTTGGCCTGCTATTTGGCCTTACGGTTGGCATGTTCAGCAAGGTCGAGGAAATTGTAGATCCTACCGTTCAAATGATTCGCACCGTACCGCTGCTCGCGATTACGCCGTTGTTTATTTTGTGGTTCGGGTTTGGGGAGACGTCGAAAATCCTGCTAATCGCGCTTGGAGCGTTCTTCCCGCTGTATGTAAATACGTTTCTTGGCGTACGGAACGTGGATTCCAAGCTGTTTGACGTTGCGAGAGTACTGGAATTCAAGAAAGTGAACCAGATGATCCGCCTTGTTCTTCCGGCGGCTATGCCCAACGTGCTGCTGGGACTCCGGCTTTCGATCAGTATTGCGTGGCTGGTGCTTGTCGTGGCTGAACTGATGGGTGCCGACCGGGGCATCGGCTACTTGATTCAAGATGCCCGGTCGTTTATGCGCACCGAGGTGGTGTTTATCGGCATTATACTTTTTGCTGCCGTCGGCAAGCTGACGGACTCGCTGGTACGGGTACTGGAGCGGCGCCTGCTCAAATGGCGCGACAGCTACAAGGGTTAG
- a CDS encoding 3'-5' exonuclease, which translates to MDYIILDIEFNGRKFASDLPMEVIEIGAVRLNADLQQTDIFSSLIKPVYFSKLNSFIKKKTGIPQEEIDIAPKFPRVIGEFINWLDRGEPFMLFTWGGEDLKRIVYDTRMHKLDDAFWLSMDTFDLLKGYLRYKNITNDVSVEAALADLNLVFEGNAHRALDDAIMTADVFRAIFEHLDLDTYKQKYKDLYTNAKERRMVKNAVRAMRAQKAAPTWEMLVSKHLEGKIALTDPRKEAELKEYFEAEAAKMPPRQVPPQQSPAGS; encoded by the coding sequence ATGGATTATATAATTCTGGACATTGAATTTAACGGACGCAAATTCGCAAGCGATCTTCCCATGGAAGTCATTGAGATTGGCGCCGTACGGCTGAATGCCGATTTGCAGCAGACCGATATTTTTTCTTCCTTGATCAAGCCGGTCTACTTCTCCAAGCTGAATTCCTTTATTAAGAAAAAGACGGGTATTCCGCAGGAAGAGATTGATATAGCGCCAAAATTCCCTCGCGTGATCGGCGAGTTTATTAATTGGCTGGACCGCGGAGAGCCTTTTATGCTCTTTACTTGGGGCGGCGAAGACCTGAAACGGATCGTCTACGATACGCGGATGCATAAGCTGGATGACGCTTTTTGGCTGTCCATGGATACTTTCGACCTGCTGAAGGGCTATCTCCGCTATAAAAATATCACAAACGACGTCAGCGTAGAAGCCGCTTTGGCCGATCTTAACCTGGTCTTCGAAGGGAATGCCCACCGGGCGCTGGACGATGCGATCATGACGGCTGATGTGTTCCGTGCTATCTTCGAACATTTGGATCTCGATACTTATAAGCAGAAATACAAGGATCTGTACACTAACGCGAAGGAACGCCGCATGGTTAAAAACGCCGTGCGCGCCATGCGTGCCCAAAAGGCAGCCCCCACTTGGGAAATGCTGGTAAGCAAGCATTTGGAAGGCAAGATCGCCTTAACGGATCCTCGCAAGGAAGCCGAGCTGAAGGAATATTTCGAAGCGGAGGCCGCCAAGATGCCGCCGCGGCAGGTTCCGCCGCAGCAAAGCCCAGCCGGCAGCTAA
- a CDS encoding TetR/AcrR family transcriptional regulator — protein MARNVIKDQQQRELRRNQILSAAASVFTVRGVAVAKISDIATEAGLSYGHVYNFFESKEKILLALVQSSQERYTELLLEARGGSGTALDKLRWLIEQYLQKGRTSTHFWVVLQAQATEVLNPEEKAEINQKAQANRDLLADIIRDGQTEGTIVDGDAVELATLLLSLFQSTSIWGYRGFGEPSGHAVDIMLRLVVKK, from the coding sequence ATGGCCAGGAATGTCATCAAAGACCAGCAGCAGAGGGAACTGCGCCGCAATCAGATATTGTCGGCGGCGGCTTCCGTTTTTACCGTGCGCGGCGTTGCCGTAGCGAAAATATCCGATATTGCGACCGAAGCGGGATTAAGCTACGGTCATGTTTATAATTTTTTCGAATCCAAGGAGAAGATTCTATTGGCACTTGTACAGTCCTCGCAGGAAAGGTACACCGAGCTGTTGCTTGAAGCCCGCGGCGGCAGCGGAACGGCATTGGATAAGCTTAGATGGCTCATCGAGCAATACCTGCAGAAGGGCAGGACGTCCACGCATTTCTGGGTGGTGCTGCAGGCGCAGGCCACCGAGGTGCTGAATCCGGAAGAGAAAGCGGAGATCAATCAGAAAGCCCAGGCTAACCGCGATCTGCTCGCTGATATAATACGTGACGGGCAGACAGAAGGCACAATAGTGGATGGGGATGCGGTTGAACTGGCAACGCTGCTGCTGTCGCTGTTTCAAAGCACGTCGATATGGGGCTACCGCGGCTTCGGCGAGCCTTCCGGTCATGCCGTAGATATTATGCTGAGGCTTGTTGTCAAAAAGTAA
- a CDS encoding aliphatic sulfonate ABC transporter substrate-binding protein, with protein MKRNKFRALTITALSVVALVTVLAGCGGKASKESTASAASANGSKSERPHVTVNVAINGGLSPLLLAKEKGWLEAEFKTLNADVSWSEFQSGPPLLESLASKRVDLSFLGDGATISGLSANLPFEVIALLSDGKLSNSIITPKDKGISKVEDLKGKSIAVAKGTTAHVFLLKVLEKYGLSDKDVNLIALQPEDALPAFETSKVDAWVTWDPYTTKETASGKATIIAGSNEGIAAPVSAIARTDFAKSNPELVTAFLKVYKQAIDWQNAHNDEAVQIYADLKKIDAGVVKALLASSAPSLRAYKQEELDAQQKSAELLLGNGFIKNKISFQDHVDASFLEKLSQ; from the coding sequence ATGAAGAGAAACAAGTTTCGGGCTTTAACGATAACTGCCTTATCGGTTGTGGCGCTCGTGACGGTGCTGGCCGGCTGCGGCGGCAAAGCGTCGAAGGAGTCAACCGCATCCGCGGCATCTGCTAACGGAAGTAAGAGTGAACGGCCGCATGTTACGGTCAACGTAGCTATTAACGGTGGATTGTCGCCGCTGCTTCTGGCAAAGGAAAAGGGGTGGCTTGAGGCGGAGTTCAAGACGCTAAACGCCGACGTCAGCTGGAGCGAATTCCAGAGCGGGCCTCCGCTGCTTGAGTCGCTGGCTTCCAAACGCGTCGACCTCTCCTTCCTGGGGGATGGCGCTACGATTTCCGGTTTATCGGCAAACCTGCCTTTTGAGGTCATCGCTCTTCTAAGCGACGGCAAGCTGTCCAACTCGATTATTACGCCGAAGGATAAAGGGATCTCGAAGGTCGAGGACCTGAAGGGCAAGTCGATTGCGGTTGCCAAAGGCACAACGGCGCATGTGTTCCTGCTCAAAGTGCTGGAGAAGTACGGGCTGAGCGACAAGGACGTCAATCTGATTGCGCTGCAGCCGGAGGACGCGCTGCCGGCCTTCGAGACTAGCAAGGTGGATGCTTGGGTAACTTGGGATCCTTACACGACGAAGGAGACGGCATCGGGCAAAGCGACGATTATCGCGGGCTCCAATGAAGGGATTGCCGCACCGGTGTCGGCTATTGCAAGAACGGATTTTGCGAAGAGCAATCCGGAGCTTGTCACGGCGTTCCTGAAGGTTTACAAGCAGGCGATTGATTGGCAGAACGCCCATAACGACGAGGCGGTGCAGATCTATGCGGATCTGAAAAAGATTGACGCAGGCGTAGTAAAAGCTCTGCTTGCCAGCTCTGCGCCTAGTCTTCGCGCTTACAAGCAAGAAGAGCTGGATGCTCAGCAGAAGTCGGCGGAGCTCTTGCTCGGCAACGGCTTCATTAAGAACAAGATTAGCTTCCAGGATCATGTCGACGCCAGTTTTCTTGAGAAGCTGTCCCAATAA
- a CDS encoding TauD/TfdA dioxygenase family protein, producing the protein MTQLTVDTSRQFDLFSKRTIQGGPRFLQRLADGLGDRPYTLFTLKPLGPVIGAEIEGVDLKEQVSPEVKAELHRALLEWKVLFFRNQDITSEQQLNFAKQWGELENHPFLPKGEAAEITRFEKDANMKGQENNWHTDVSWRLEPSLGAVLRLSEVPPQGGDTLWADMGAAYDNLPEAVKERINGLTAIHDFTPTFGRNMPPELLAQKQAEFPAAEHPVVRTHPETGRKTLFVNPIFTTRIVGLDEEEGEKLLQYLFRQAEIPEYQVRFNWEKNSIGLWDNRATQHYASSDYYPNRRVAERISILGDRPY; encoded by the coding sequence ATGACTCAATTAACCGTAGACACATCCCGTCAATTTGATCTTTTTTCGAAACGCACCATTCAAGGCGGCCCTCGTTTCCTGCAGCGTTTGGCTGATGGCTTGGGAGACCGTCCTTATACGTTGTTTACGCTGAAGCCGCTTGGCCCGGTCATCGGTGCCGAGATTGAAGGCGTAGACCTTAAAGAGCAAGTATCGCCGGAGGTCAAAGCAGAGCTTCACCGTGCGCTGCTGGAGTGGAAGGTTCTCTTCTTCCGCAACCAGGACATTACAAGCGAGCAGCAGTTGAATTTTGCAAAACAATGGGGAGAGCTTGAGAACCATCCGTTCCTGCCAAAAGGCGAGGCCGCCGAAATTACCCGTTTCGAGAAGGACGCCAATATGAAAGGTCAGGAGAACAACTGGCATACCGATGTAAGCTGGCGTTTGGAGCCGTCCCTGGGTGCTGTTCTACGGTTGTCCGAGGTGCCTCCTCAAGGCGGAGACACGCTGTGGGCAGACATGGGTGCTGCTTACGATAATCTTCCTGAAGCCGTGAAGGAGCGCATTAACGGCTTAACCGCAATTCATGATTTTACTCCGACATTTGGCAGGAACATGCCGCCGGAGCTGCTTGCCCAGAAGCAGGCTGAATTCCCGGCTGCAGAGCATCCGGTTGTCCGTACGCATCCGGAGACGGGACGCAAGACGTTGTTCGTGAATCCGATTTTTACGACGCGTATTGTTGGCCTGGATGAGGAAGAAGGAGAGAAGCTGCTCCAGTACTTATTCCGTCAAGCGGAGATTCCGGAATATCAAGTGCGTTTTAATTGGGAGAAAAATTCGATTGGGCTGTGGGACAACCGCGCGACCCAGCATTACGCCTCTTCCGATTATTATCCGAACCGCCGCGTAGCGGAGCGGATTTCCATTCTTGGCGACCGTCCTTATTAA
- a CDS encoding Dabb family protein: MPRATWIQHSVIFTLKHAEGSEQERQFLEDGKAILSSIPVVQQFRVFRQVSPKNDYKFGFSMEFADQAAYEAYNEHPLHVAFVSERWEKEVEAFLEIDYSEV; the protein is encoded by the coding sequence GTGCCCAGAGCAACATGGATTCAGCATTCCGTTATTTTTACCTTAAAGCATGCCGAAGGCTCGGAGCAGGAACGACAGTTTCTCGAGGACGGCAAAGCGATTCTCAGCTCCATTCCCGTTGTTCAGCAGTTCCGGGTTTTCCGTCAAGTAAGCCCGAAGAATGACTATAAATTCGGGTTCTCGATGGAGTTCGCCGACCAGGCGGCCTACGAGGCTTATAATGAGCATCCGCTGCATGTTGCCTTCGTATCGGAGCGTTGGGAGAAGGAAGTGGAAGCGTTCCTCGAAATCGATTATTCGGAAGTTTAA
- a CDS encoding DUF2642 domain-containing protein, with product MTTPSASHLITPGSTLFSLMTRHKGQLMTVSTAAGDVQGILTAFDPAYLTLTTDTNQTKYVLVMNIASFAFEPAY from the coding sequence ATGACAACGCCATCCGCTTCCCATCTGATTACGCCGGGCTCCACCCTTTTCTCCCTGATGACCCGCCACAAGGGCCAGTTAATGACCGTATCGACCGCAGCCGGCGATGTACAAGGCATTCTGACGGCTTTTGACCCGGCATATCTCACCTTAACCACGGATACAAATCAGACCAAATACGTGCTTGTCATGAATATTGCTTCGTTTGCCTTTGAGCCGGCTTATTAA
- a CDS encoding bifunctional 2-keto-4-hydroxyglutarate aldolase/2-keto-3-deoxy-6-phosphogluconate aldolase: protein MKKLKVLGQLTEAGVVAVLRADSPEEVAEMARRAIKGGIKAIEITMTVPFALRAIEQLSKEYSSTASPDADNFAIIGVGTVLDPETARAAIMAGAEFVVAPAFNPDTIKLCNRYAIPVMPGTMTVHEIQSALEMGVDVVKLFPGNLFSPSIIPSIKGPLPQANIMPTGGVSLSNLKDWVKAGAVAVGIGSDLTKDAVATGDFSLIEQKASAYMEAYRAAKGL from the coding sequence ATGAAGAAGCTGAAAGTACTTGGGCAATTAACAGAGGCGGGTGTCGTTGCAGTTCTGCGCGCGGATTCGCCGGAGGAAGTAGCTGAGATGGCGCGCCGTGCCATCAAAGGCGGAATTAAAGCGATTGAAATTACGATGACAGTGCCGTTCGCGCTCCGTGCGATTGAACAGCTGTCCAAAGAGTATTCCAGCACGGCTTCGCCGGATGCGGACAACTTCGCGATTATCGGCGTAGGTACCGTGCTTGATCCGGAAACGGCACGCGCCGCGATTATGGCCGGTGCGGAATTTGTAGTAGCACCTGCTTTTAACCCGGATACGATTAAGCTTTGCAACCGTTACGCGATTCCGGTTATGCCGGGCACGATGACGGTTCATGAAATTCAAAGCGCGCTTGAGATGGGTGTTGACGTAGTCAAGCTGTTCCCTGGCAACCTGTTCTCGCCAAGCATCATTCCGTCGATTAAAGGTCCTCTGCCGCAGGCAAACATTATGCCAACGGGCGGTGTATCGCTCTCCAACCTGAAGGATTGGGTTAAAGCGGGCGCCGTAGCCGTAGGTATCGGTTCCGACCTGACGAAGGATGCCGTAGCAACAGGCGACTTCTCGCTGATCGAGCAAAAAGCAAGCGCTTATATGGAAGCCTATCGCGCCGCGAAAGGGCTGTAA
- the fumC gene encoding class II fumarate hydratase has translation MEYRIEKDTMGEIKVAADRMWGAQTQRSLENFKISGEKMPLQVVYAMAIIKKAAANANLKLGKLEEEKAGVIGEAVDEILAGKWDEHFPLVVWQTGSGTQTNMNVNEVVAHRANQLLAERGSEARIHPNDDVNRSQSSNDTFPAALHIAGVIDVEDKLIPSIDVLAGTFVEKMEKFDNIVKIGRTHLQDATPITLGQEISGWHAMLEKTRAMLIQSIDQMRELALGGTAVGTGLNAHPDFAVKVAEEVTALTGKTFITAPNKFHSLTSHDQIVYAHGAVKALAADLMKIANDVRWLASGPRCGIGEISIPENEPGSSIMPGKVNPTQSEALTMAACQVFGNDATIGFAASQGNFELNVFKPVIIYNFLQSVALMADGMISFNDNCAIGIEPNEAVIKRNLEQSLMLVTALNPYIGYENAAAIAKNAHKKGLTLKESAIASGLLTSEQFDEYVKPEAMVGKR, from the coding sequence ATGGAGTACCGGATTGAGAAAGACACAATGGGCGAGATCAAAGTTGCTGCGGATAGAATGTGGGGAGCTCAAACCCAGCGCAGCTTGGAAAACTTCAAAATCAGCGGCGAGAAAATGCCGCTTCAAGTCGTATATGCGATGGCCATCATCAAGAAAGCGGCAGCAAACGCAAACCTGAAGTTGGGCAAGCTTGAAGAGGAGAAAGCCGGCGTAATCGGCGAAGCGGTTGACGAGATTCTGGCTGGCAAATGGGACGAGCATTTCCCGCTTGTTGTATGGCAGACAGGCAGCGGCACGCAAACGAACATGAACGTGAACGAAGTCGTTGCTCACCGTGCGAACCAATTGCTTGCTGAACGCGGCAGCGAAGCTCGCATTCACCCGAATGACGACGTTAACCGTTCCCAAAGCTCGAACGATACGTTTCCGGCAGCTCTGCATATCGCGGGCGTAATCGACGTGGAAGACAAGCTGATCCCTTCAATCGATGTACTGGCTGGTACATTTGTTGAGAAGATGGAGAAGTTCGACAACATCGTCAAAATCGGCAGAACGCATCTGCAGGATGCTACTCCAATTACGCTTGGCCAAGAAATCAGCGGCTGGCATGCCATGCTCGAGAAAACGCGCGCGATGCTGATCCAAAGCATTGATCAAATGCGTGAGCTGGCGCTTGGCGGTACGGCGGTTGGTACAGGCCTGAACGCTCATCCGGACTTCGCGGTGAAGGTAGCGGAAGAAGTAACGGCTCTGACTGGCAAAACGTTTATCACAGCTCCTAACAAGTTCCACTCGCTGACAAGCCATGATCAAATCGTGTACGCGCATGGTGCGGTAAAAGCACTCGCTGCGGATCTGATGAAGATCGCAAACGACGTTCGCTGGCTGGCAAGCGGTCCTCGCTGCGGTATCGGCGAGATTTCCATTCCGGAGAACGAACCGGGCAGCTCCATTATGCCGGGTAAAGTAAACCCTACGCAAAGCGAAGCGCTGACAATGGCTGCATGCCAAGTGTTCGGCAATGACGCAACGATCGGTTTCGCGGCAAGCCAAGGCAACTTCGAGCTTAACGTGTTCAAGCCGGTTATTATCTACAACTTCCTGCAATCCGTTGCTCTGATGGCGGACGGCATGATCTCGTTCAACGATAACTGTGCGATTGGCATCGAGCCAAACGAAGCGGTTATTAAGCGCAACTTGGAGCAATCGCTCATGTTGGTAACGGCGCTGAACCCGTACATTGGCTACGAGAACGCGGCGGCAATCGCGAAAAACGCGCACAAAAAAGGACTGACGCTGAAAGAATCCGCAATCGCAAGCGGCCTTCTTACTTCCGAACAGTTCGACGAATACGTGAAGCCGGAAGCAATGGTTGGCAAACGTTAA